In one Drosophila pseudoobscura strain MV-25-SWS-2005 chromosome X, UCI_Dpse_MV25, whole genome shotgun sequence genomic region, the following are encoded:
- the Vps26 gene encoding vacuolar protein sorting-associated protein 26 — protein sequence MNFLGFGQSAEIEIVFDGAEHKTAEVKGEDGKVEKMLLFYDGETVSGKVNVTLKKPGSKLEHQGIKIEFIGQIELFYDRGTHHEFKCLAKALARPGDLIQNNSYPFDFPNVEKQFEVYAGSNVRLRYFLRATIVRRISDITREVDIAVHTLCSYPEMNNPIKMEVGIEDCLHIEFEYNKSKYHLRDTIIGKIYFLLVRIKIKHMEIAIIKRESTGTGPNMFNENETIAKYEIMDGAPVKGESIPIRVFLAGYNLTPTMRDINKKFSVKYFLNLVLMDTEDRRYFKQQEITLWRKADIPRYHVAQHQQQQHQQHQHVPLHAPPHLVSGPAAPTVAPSLISTSTDSGEGAAIGGSGSGLGVGVGVASTESRMGLFTRESPNQEFSQQQLDSPLPNSPPLTPLNESPAERELRREPTPTPTPAAVSDPISVSVAVSASATSAPGPERGMGDGAAAATTSASPIAMLSSSPPPLPLQLPRSDGSTGTAPQAAAEDELDQDAVATNDARVTSPAAAKKVSATLLAAD from the exons atgaattttcTGGGCTTTGGCCAGTCAGCCGAGATAGAGATTGTTTTCGATGGCGCCGAACACAAGACTGCCGAGGTCAAGGGTGAGGACGGCAAGGTGGAGAAAATGTTGCTCTTCTACGACGGCGAAACAGTGTCTGGCAAG GTTAACGTGACGCTGAAGAAGCCAGGCAGCAAGCTGGAGCATCAGGGCATCAAGATCGAGTTCATCGGACAGATTGAGCTGTTCTACGACCGGGGCACCCATCACGAGTTCAAGTGCCTGGCCAAGGCACTGGCGCGTCCCGGTGATCTCATCCAAAATAACAGCTACCCGTTCGACTTTCCTAACGTGGAgaagcagtttgaggtgtaTGCCGGGTCCAATGTAAGGCTGCGCTACTTCTTGCGGGCGACCATCGTGCGTCGAATCAGCGACATCACCCGTGAGGTTGACATCGCCGTTCACACGCTTTGCAGCTACCCGGAGATGAACAACCCCATAAAAATGGAGGTGGGCATCGAGGACTGTCTACACATTGAGTTCGAGTATAACAAGAGCAAGTACCACTTGCGAGACACAATCATCGGCAAGATTTACTTCCTGCTCGTTCGCATCAAGATCAAGCATATGGAGATAGCGATCATCAAACGCGAGTCTACCGGGACCGGCCCGAACATGTtcaacgaaaacgaaaccaTCGCCAAGTACGAAATCATGGATGGGGCGCCGGTCAAGGGTGAGAGCATACCCATCCGGGTCTTTCTCGCCGGCTACAATCTCACGCCTACCATGCGCGACATTAACAAGAAGTTCTCCGTCAAGTATTTTCTAAACCTGGTGCTGATGGACACTGAGGATCGTCGCTACTTTAAGCAGCAGGAGATCACCCTGTGGCGCAAGGCGGACATTCCCCGCTACCACGTCgcccagcatcagcagcagcaacaccagcagcatcagcacgTACCGCTGCATGCGCCGCCACATCTGGTGAGTGGTCCGGCGGCACCAACAGTCGCCCCCTCACTCATCAGCACCAGTACGGACAGCGGCGAGGGTGCGGCCATAGGCGGATCCGGCAGTGGCCTTGGCGTGGGTGTCGGGGTGGCCAGCACCGAATCGAGAATGGGTCTTTTCACCAGGGAGAGCCCCAACCAGGAGtttagccagcagcagctcgacTCTCCACTGCCCAACTCACCGCCGTTGACGCCGTTGAACGAGAGCCCGGCCGAAAGGGAGCTCCGAAGGgagccaacgccaacgcctaCTCCGGCGGCTGTATCTGATCCAATTTCAGTTTCGGTAGCGGTTTCAGCTTCAGCGACATCAGCGCCAGGGCCAGAACGAGGGATGGGCGATGGCGCCGCAGCGGCCACCACAAGTGCCTCGCCCATTGCCATGCTGTCCAGCTCGCCGCCGCCACTCCCCTTGCAGCTTCCCCGTTCGGATGGAAGTACGGGAACAGCGCCGCAGGCTGCCGCAGAAGATGAGCTGGATCAGGATGCCGTAGCCACTAACGATGCCAGGGTCACGTCTCCGGCGGCTGCGAAAAAGGTTAGCGCTACGCTTCTGGCCGCCGATTGA
- the APC7 gene encoding anaphase-promoting complex subunit 7: MENALFANVQKLYDHRLYESVIPAASLLNTLLQNDRNVATLEMEYQVMLYLANAHYKERHFRLAYQQLESVLHTRRTMLRYKSACLTAIEIMNNQFTDVELRYRLAVCYKEVGEPGKAISTLLALSAKMRTPRINMLLGRLHHHASAGSKGKADAVMAYKDVLKECPMSLKSIEALLELGVDGIEVNSLVMNAASAPRNIEWLSTWIKALAQMYGCKHLEAAKTFQQLNDSTRLRRNEHLLVEIGRCLYYYGHNIQAEQFLSTAVMAYPYNMEAISLLAVVYELNEQSAIEQEKLFTQVSSDREFSPAHWFVHGQKMYSDAKYQRGLTFVERCLDMDPRHVEGHLLRGNLFISLQRYREAIEAFRNAQGLAPYRFEVYKGLFHCYVAQKRFKEAQTMCVWAIRSFRTSPRSYTMFGRTLFHSTNPAAKRSARKFVEKALKIDSSYTPAVALMAEICQYEGATKAAIKLLEKQVINYPNQNLYTLLGDILRIEKEPIKALDYYYRALSVDSNCVRAINGINSLKMGGSIGAKGEGTATEPGRGDGSNGMATPTPSGTPHQEWQSVNCDEPLEVSSVSGATHGNSEAAAMSEPLWQDADIEMLNNE; encoded by the exons ATGGAAAACGCACTCTTTGCCAATGTGCAAAAGCTCTACGATCACAGGCTTTACGAGTCCGTCATCCCAGCG GCAAGCCTTTTGAACACATTGCTGCAGAACGATCGCAATGTGGCTACGCTGGAGATGGAATACCAGGTAATGCTCTACTTGGCCAATGCCCACTACAAGGAGCGTCACTTTCGCTTGGCCTACCAGCAGCTGGAGTCTGTGCTGCACACACGCCGCACCATGCTCCGCTATAAGAGCGCTTGCCTGACGGCCATCGAGATTATGAACAATCAGTTCACAGACGTGGAGCTGCGCTACCGGCTGGCTGTATGCTATAAAGAAGTGGGGGAGCCAGGTAAGGCTATTAGCACTCTTCTGGCATTGTCAGCAAAAATGCGCACGCCGCgcatcaacatgctgctgggCCGGCTGCACCACCACGCCTCAGCGGGAAGTAAGGGCAAGGCCGACGCCGTTATGGCCTACAAGGATGTACTCAAGGAGTGCCCCATGTCGCTGAAATCCATCGAGGCCCTGCTTGAGCTAGGCGTCGATGGCATCGAGGTCAATTCGCTGGTAATGAATG CTGCCTCTGCTCCCCGGAACATCGAGTGGCTGAGCACCTGGATCAAAGCGCTGGCCCAGATGTACGGCTGCAAGCATCTGGAAGCGGCCAAGACCTTTCAGCAGCTTAACGATTCCACCAGGCTCCGCAGAAACGAGCATCTGCTAGTGGAGATCGGGCGGTGCCTGTACTACTACGGCCACAATATCCAGGCAGAGCAGTTCCTAAGCACAGCGGTCATGGCCTATCCCTACAATATGGAGGCTATCAGCCTACTGGCTGTTGTGTATGAGCTCAACGAGCAGAGCGCCATAGAGCAGGAGAAGCTTTTCACCCAGGTGAGCTCCGATCGGGAGTTCAGCCCGGCCCATTGGTTCGTCCACGGCCAGAAGATGTACAGCGACGCCAAGTACCAGCGGGGTCTCACTTTTGTCGAGCGCTGTCTCGATATGGATCCGCGTCACGTCGAGGGCCATTTGCTGCGGGGCAatcttttcatttcattgcaGCGGTACCGTGAGGCTATCGAAGCGTTCCGCAACGCACAGGGACTGGCCCCATATCGCTTTGAAGTCTACAAGGGTCTGTTCCATTGCTATGTGGCCCAAAAGCGGTTCAAGGAGGCGCAGACCATGTGCGTCTGGGCTATACGCAGCTTCCGCACCTCACCGCGCAGCTACACG ATGTTTGGACGAACGCTCTTCCACTCAACCAATCCGGCGGCCAAACGGAGTGCCAGAAAGTTTGTGGAGAAAGCGCTGAAGATCGATTCCAGCTACACTCCGGCCGTGGCCCTTATGGCCGAGATCTGCCAGTATGAGGGCGCCACCAAGGCGGCCATAAAACTGCTGGAGAAGCAGGTAATCAACTATCCGAATCAGAATCTCTACACCCTCTTAGGCGACATATTGCGTATCGAAAAGGAGCCGATCAAGGCTCTGGACTACTACTATAGGGCCCTGAG CGTGGACTCCAATTGCGTGCGGGCCATAAATGGAATTAACTCTCTTAAGATGGGAGGCTCTATAGGAGCCAAAGGAGaaggcacagccacagagccaggCAGAGGAGATGGAAGCAATGGAATGGCCACGCCCACCCCTAGCGGCACCCCCCACCAGGAGTGGCAGAGCGTGAACTGCGATGAACCCCTGGAGGTGTCTTCCGTGTCTGGAGCAACCCACGGAAATAGCGAAGCGGCTGCCATGTCGGAGCCCCTTTGGCAAGATGCCGATATAGAGATGCTCAACAACGAGTGA
- the LOC4815943 gene encoding ribosomal protein 63, mitochondrial produces MQLTLINFFKKTVPGHIFRGKRRLVKPVSKQAMDTLTREYERQEHIMFLLRHPYLTLEQSSGHAKELQKRDKLVAKWTDEQTMRKMKPHVTIEERLSHLKVKETWD; encoded by the exons ATGCAACTGACACTGATAAACTTCTTTAAGAAAACTGTGCCGGGCCACATATTCCGCGGGAAGCGCCGTCTGGTAAAGCCGGTTAGCAAGCAAGCCATGGACACGCTCACCCGGGAATACGAGCGACAGGAACACATTATGTTCCTGCTGCGGCATCCCTACCTGACACTG GAGCAATCATCTGGGCATGCCAAGGAACTGCAGAAACGCGATAAGCTGGTTGCCAAGTGGACAGATGAGCAGACGATGCGCAAAATGAAGCCGCATGTGACCATCGAAGAGCGTCTGAGCCACCTGAAGGTCAAAGAGACCTGGGACTAG
- the LOC4815691 gene encoding required for meiotic nuclear division protein 1 homolog, which produces MNFARLRLEKLILRSLRQPQRHFQTQWQGHRWMTTITKPPATAAVAEETDAATKKSKSATIQGQAPSVKPMPLVEERLESILSPIRTRIMRKKRLATDELSALGFLNTRGYTTAEEYNLEALQAALKEQNLYETKRFFSTDNLDVEQNVLFVAAKYPTGQQPREIFFFREGSVVFWNCSDIEMNNVLNFLRSFERESYVSALVHGESEVMPYTYIPSTAVDVEGDLVAESSDFNATSRAFFQKGKFFVTGDRDSFLYKYTFSNAMAQSIKLGMWEATLDRYIDSIEHLTEDLKRGRRLRISRAAMLRKTGELFALRHVINLSSDLLDAPDFYWDREELEGLYLQVCSYFSISRRTKVMNEKISHCVELAELVSHNLNDAHHIRLEWMIIILIMVEVGFEILHFISDKGDKQQSLEIVPLSNQLVPK; this is translated from the coding sequence ATGAACTTTGCACGCCTTCGACTCGAGAAGCTGATCTTGAGGAGCCTTCGCCAGCCGCAACGTCACTTTCAGACGCAATGGCAAGGCCATCGGTGGATGACCACAATCACTAAACCgcctgccacagcagcagttgcagagGAAACAGACGCTGCCACAAAGAAGTCCAAATCAGCCACAATCCAGGGTCAAGCTCCCAGTGTGAAGCCAATGCCTTTGGTGGAAGAGCGACTGGAGTCGATACTGTCGCCCATTAGGACGCGCATAATGCGCAAAAAGCGCCTGGCCACTGACGAGCTGTCTGCCCTAGGATTCCTCAACACGCGCGGCTATACCACGGCTGAAGAGTACAATCTGGAGGCACTGCAGGCGGCCCTCAAGGAGCAAAATCTTTACGAGACAAAGCGTTTCTTTTCCACGGACAACTTGGATGTGGAGCAGAACGTGCTGTTCGTGGCGGCCAAGTACCCAACAGGACAGCAGCCGCGCGAGATATTCTTCTTTCGCGAGGGGTCCGTTGTGTTCTGGAACTGCAGCGACATCGAGATGAACAACGTGCTGAATTTTCTGCGATCTTTTGAGCGAGAATCGTACGTGAGTGCCCTGGTTCACGGGGAGAGCGAAGTGATGCCCTACACCTATATCCCGTCAACGGCCGTCGACGTCGAAGGCGACCTAGTGGCGGAGAGCAGCGACTTCAACGCCACCTCTCGCGCCTTTTTCCAGAAAGGCAAATTCTTCGTGACGGGCGACAGAGACAGTTTCTTGTACAAGTACACATTCTCCAATGCGATGGCCCAGTCGATCAAGCTGGGCATGTGGGAGGCGACGCTGGACCGCTACATCGACTCGATTGAGCACTTGACGGAGGACCTTAAGCGTGGCCGACGGCTGCGCATATCCCGGGCGGCCATGCTGCGCAAGACGGGCGAGCTGTTCGCCTTGCGCCACGTGATCAACCTGTCGTCGGATCTACTGGACGCTCCCGACTTTTACTGGGACAGGGAAGAACTTGAGGGACTCTATCTGCAGGTGTGCTCATACTTTAGCATTTCGCGCCGCACCAAGGTGATGAATGAGAAGATCAGCCACTGCGTGGAGCTAGCCGAGCTGGTCTCTCACAATCTCAATGACGCCCACCACATCAGACTCGAGTGGATGATCATAATCCTGATTATGGTAGAGGTGGGGTTTgaaattttgcatttcattagcGACAAGGGCGACAAGCAGCAATCCTTGGAAATTGTGCCCCTTTCCAACCAGTTAGTTCCTAAATAG